The Brassica napus cultivar Da-Ae chromosome C7, Da-Ae, whole genome shotgun sequence genomic interval agtttaagtTAGGGTCGGTTACTTTTTCCATAACTCAGACCCGAACTGCACCCATTTTTTTTGGTTGGTTTCGGATTTAGTTTTTCAGGTCCGACAAACCGTAGAATcgtatgaaaaaattatataaaaatatacatataaaatctgaaataatagTGTAtaacaatctcaaaacattaattcatataaaacttttttataattaaaaaatccgCGCTTCAAAATCTAGTATGGATTAAAAGACACCGATTTACATTATTGCTTCATGTTTGTACCTTATCGGTTAGCTGCTTTGTATCATTCGAAACTAAATAGGCTGCTCGCTTACTCTGTTTGTTTTTTCTTGGGCTACAGACAAAAGCTTAGACGCATAGAAGTTGCTTTTATAGAGTATCGTGGAGGAGAGGCCTGACGAATCTCGAGAATCATCTAAAAAGCGACACCGTGGGGAAACCCACAGCCAAAGTCCACCACGGAAATCATCAACCGCGGAGACGAGACTTGAGATGATAGTGATGATTGTTCCTTCACCTCATGGTTTGTTCCTATAGAAAAAGATTTCAACCTGTTTAGTGTTTCAAAACTCATAAGATATGTTAGAATCACATTCTCAGACACAGCTTGTAATTGTGTATTCCAGTCCCAGTTCTGCAAGATTCTTCTTGATGCTTTTCCCCAAGGAACTATTTATATTACAAGACATACACTGTCCTTCTATACCCAACAAATGTGACAAACTTGTAAAATTTGCACTTTATATCAATGCAGGTAAACAGTTCAGAGACAATGAAGCATGTGCTTCAAAGATTTGTCTATAACAAGAGAACACTGTGAGCTATCTTCTATCAGCGGAATGAACAAGAGACGCCAACTCCAAGTTCCgagcttcttctttctcttcatcAGAATCAGAATCTTCCCCCATGATCTCACCCGGGAGCTTGAACGTGTTCTGATCTCCCTTGGGCACAAGAAACAGAACAAAGAGCGGCAAAACTCTCATCACATTCCTGATCAAAACCGCAAGCCAGAGGTTGCCAAACTCTGTCCTAGTCACCTTGAGGACGTGCAGCAACACTCCTCCGAGCCAAGAAGAGGTCATGAAGCCTGCATTGTCAATAGACATCAGCAACGCAAAGAATGTCCCTTCAATTCCGTGAGGACAAAGCTTTGAAGTGAGCACGAGCAACGGCATCCATTTTAGGCGTCCTATCATCTGAGACACTATCTCGTCGACCACTATGAAGAGATAGTCTGGTAAGCCAAGTTTCAAGTTGAGACGTAGCACGAGAATGAGGTCAAGCATCCCTGCCAAGGCAAAGAGAAGTTGAGTCCACAAACAAATGCCGCGGAAGGGATGGTCTTTCAGGACTAGCTGGTACAAGGTTGCTCCTAGAATCGACCCCACCGAACCAATTGAGAGGATGAAACCAACAGTTTcctgaaacaaaacaagaaaagatCTCAACATGGTAAGCAACTTCAAGTATGTTTTGAGAGTGGTTGAGTACCTGAGCAAACAAAGGGCCATCCTTTGAATCTGTGAACCAATAGAAGAGACCTTCATGAATGTTCAAACTAAGAGCAAGGGAAATGAACATATACAGACTCGGCCTCCACACATCTGAGCACTTCATCGTCCTCCACATCGCTCTCCCTGCGTCTATAAACTTCTGGTTTACCTGGATTGATACAAAACGAGAGTCAGTAGTGGAAACTCAAGCATAGTGAAAGAGACAATGACATTACCTGTTTGTAAGAGAAGCCAGGAACATGGGACTCACTAAACACCATCCCTACTACTGATGCCAACGCAAATGGGAGTGTCAGCAAGCCAAACACACCCTAATGTCCAAAAAACCGAAACACGTCATTTAAAAGAAGTTACAGATGACAGAGATCACTGCGAGAGATTGGCTAACCTTGGAGCCAACAAGATGAACTAAGATGCCACTCATGAAGAAACCAAgaagcgcaccaatggaagaGCTTAAGCTACACAAGCTCTGCATATCCGAGGCAAGAGAAGGGTGTTTAATACTGTTGTAGGCAGTGCAAGCATCAATAGTCACATCAGCTATCGCCATCGCAGCACTTGCTATTGTCATCCACAAGAGCGCCAAGTAAAGATGCAGATTCCCAAGAACCGATATGAAAAGCATAGAAACCACTCCAAGGACACCTGCCAAAACGAAGTAAGGGCGTCTGTGGAAGCCGTAGATGGGAAGAACATCGGTGAGAATGCCCCAGAGAGGCTTAATGATCCACGGAATCTTGGTGATGGCCGTGAGAGCCTGAGACTCTGAAGGCTGAACCTTTTGAACATCTTTCATGTAATACTCGGTGGCTACACGGCCTAATGAGCCGCCAAGGCCTTGATTTATACCGTAGAGTGAGACCACGCCGAAGACAAAGCTCCAGTGAAGCTCTTTGGCCAGCATCTTTATCCACCGCACTGGACCCCACAGTACAGTACGGAGATGACTCTCTCCTTTGATGACTACACGGACGGATCCGCCACTTTCGAGATTCTGGTCTTCTACCACCATAGCTGGTTAGGTTCAAGATTTGGCTTAAATGTTGAAACTTTTGATGTGGGTTTGGTCTGAAACTGTGGGTTAAACAGATCCAGGACCAGAGTTGGCTTGAAGTGGATGTTTTTTCTTGGGTTGGATTTGAAGCTTAGATCATAGAACTGGTGAATCTTTTGATGGAAGGCAAGTCAAAGAACAGGGATTTGGGAATTCAAAATCTTAGCTTGGATTAAAAAAGCTCATGAAAACAAGAATGAGATTGGCAAAGAAGAACATTCGTTGACTTGATTCTGTATGAACAACAAAAGctcattgaagaagaagatggaggagaagaaaaaaagttattaaagaaATGTCAGAGGAGAGAGCGACGAACGGGAAAATGTCAAGTTTTGCTGCTAAATGTTTTGACAAAACACATCTTTCGTTTGTCTCTTACCAAGAAGAACATTCTGTCTAAATTTTTCTACTTTCTGTTTTCATTGCCTTCACCTTAAAAGtagaaactttaaaaaaaatagaaactatttttgattttaaatgtttgtttcttttatcaGATACCACTCAGAAAAATAAGGTTTATTTGCAAATTAAAGCGAATTTtagacacacaaaaaaaaaaattataaggtaAATTCATGAAAAAGAAGAATTATGTTTTGTAATGTTTTGCATCAAAGTCACCGTAACAAACCTAATCGTTTGATATTTCACTAATGCTTTTGACTTTTCTATCTTTCTTCACATTTGTGTTGTAGATATGAAAATGTTTGAGTTTtatcagagcatctccaacccaaaaCTTCATtataaaaggaaaacaaaacttcaaaacgAAGATTTGAGGACCGGTTATTTTAACCATGAATCCTCGAAAAAgtctttgaaattttatttatttgcatAATAAACTTtgacattaacaaaagttactaACAATGATAAAAACTCCACAAATACATATAGAACATACATTTAGTTATACAACAcacaatattatattattttgcgtaaactttattttatgtatttttatattgtgtgaactttatttaatgttatgtaatatttattttattttattttatttttgtatacttgaattattctaaattaaatttggtatatgtatttatgaaaagaaataacaaaaagaccaaaaataaaataaaagatagttTTGAAGCTGTGAATAGTTTACAAcctcaaaatttgaaattttaggtTGGGTTGGAGATGTGTTTTAGTCTAGTTGTTTAAAATCAAAGGTTTtgtgaaattattttttgtttgtggtttaactaaatattaattaatgtttATACATCAAAATAGTGACATTTCAGTTTCAGAGAATTAGAAAaagatatttagaaaatatatttatcatgtTGCATAGAATATCGTTAAATAGTCAgtaaattatcataaattatgtaaaattatcgacggttataaataaaatatatcaactGTATAGTTGtgtatataacattttatattttataatattatcattaACCAGCATTAAAGAAAAAATCTGTTATTGAAATCTTACATAAAGTATGAAGTCTCCTACTTCAGCATTTTCCATATTGTTCCTTTTCTTCGCAAGAAGATTGGGTGGGACAAGTaaaagcatctccaaaagaaattctataactccaaatatatagttttttgatctccaaaaagaaacttcaaaatttcaaatttgaagttttgaagttttgaagagttaaactccaaatatagagtttcacttttcaaaacttcaaatttgaagtttcatctctttatttgcattttggtccttacaattatacatcatatttataattcttaaatatttttttgtttattgttttaatccttaaaacttttatatcttataaatatttcaaatttgttttataaatttaagtgttacacatgaaattaaataaaaaatttaaaacaagatttataatattttaaaactagaattaaacaacaagaatattacaaaaaaccataataaaaacttattaaaaagacatatgaagacataattattactcaaatttaaatattataacaacactaatagtctggtAAATTTGCTCCAGAACCtcccaaatctccaaaatattgtccaaacaaattttgtgtaaccgaaaatgattgttgttgttgctcttgACGCCTTTTCCGTacgattctttcttgttcagattGAATGTATTCACGAATATTAACATCATCGATGGAAGCTAattttttagcaatattttattttcctcttttacttctttaaaaGCTAATTTTGTTGTTTCATTTTGCAGTCGTAATTCAATCATCTCATGACATTTTTCCCTACTTGTTGTACTTTCgtttaaaagatcaaggattttttcgtttgatgatatcaaactatCAGCGGCCATATTATGAGGATAtccgatttcaacaatttttggctCGTAGTCTACAAATGAAGAATAAGGAGAATCATttcttacttcgaaatgcactagttgatcatatatgggAGCATtacagaaataattttatggaatagtGTAGTATTTGCttgcagtttaatatttaattatgtacttttatttatagttttatattttagtgtaagatttttttaattaatatttttgtaatatttatatatatgtactagttatttatagaagttttatgaatttacatcaaatatgacaaatataaggatcataatgtgaaatataaataattttgaagttatgtttgaagttttacttttaGAGAAAAACACATTGacacttcaaatatagagttttgaaaacttcgaaatatagtttttttttggagatgttTTAAACCCGTCATAAGCACACAAAATTGTCGCTGCTATTTCAAGATCAGTCGGCCACCGAAGGAACAGAACAAGGTTTCTTTAACCTAGTATCCCCTCTTTCGATACGTGTTCCGATACCGTTGGATCCAAATAGATCTTGTCACCACTACTACTTCTCTACTGATctgaaattactaaaaaccctatttccatCATTTTTATAAGCAAAAATATATGTCCCAGCATCTTTGGGACGTTCTGTGACCtttattgattaatataattatttatataaagagtAGAAATAGACAAGAGTTTGCCACCACCAACTGCCAACTGCTactcattagttttttttctttcttaaatgcGAATGTTTTATCATTTCGAAGGTGTTGATGCTGCCATTTGAAAACCTATTTTAATCGAAATTGAaacttttgatatatataatttatattaatacacttagtagttttattttcttataaaatccTAAAACTCGCGAATATCTTGtaattttttgtgtgttttagacAAAAGTATGTGTTTGTTTATTTGAGTGCTACTTGCTAAGTTGTTATCAGACCGGGCTTCTTCCTTTGTTAATTTATAGTTTACCCATGTAGTTTTTCGTTAGATGATCATGAACATATGCTATATAGAGATCCAAATTAGTTGGTAATGCTGTTATGGACAAGTTAAATGATATACAAAAGTCATTCATGCCTACAAGTTTAGTAGGAATTTTCAATGTCGGTTTGAGAGTTCATGTAGAAAGATTATCACACTGCGAACAATGGGCTTCAGAAAGTAGAACAAGCCCAACAAAGCATCGAGAAGTCTCCACATCATGCTTAGGCTAGAAAACGGATCAAATCGACAAATCCTCCTCACATAATCTGCTCTGTCGCGGGCTGGCAGGtttctttaattaaaaaaactagatCCTTTGTCCGCGCTAGACGCTGATTATGTCTTTTAatttattctttatatatttaaattgctTAGCAAAGTTTGAAAACAGAAGTTGAGTTTAGATTTTATAGAGAAgtagagatttaaaaaaaacaatgagaaaattgtttaaaatgtaaataaatctaGGTATCAAGTTGTGTGGGAAATAGAATAATAATCCGAATGATGCATGAATTAAAGTCACTCTTTGTTGCATGCTTTTGCATGATCTCTTATTTGCTCTTTGAAATGCTTTATGTAATCAATTGATTTGTTGAAGTAAAAATTTATTGTTGGTGATGAACTGAGTAGTAGTTTGTCTGGAAAATATTGGATATTATTGttctgttgataaaaaaaaatttagatcagtattattttttgatgtgtttaaaaaaaattatttgccTTGGAAAAGTAACTTTTAAAAACGTTGcgatttagttaatatcatgtttctttttttactgAATGCAATCGTAAGAAGGAAAGCTTTAAATATTCTGCCTTGAATCCTTAAGATCACATAGATTGGTTTAttctagattgattgtttttttaagTAAGGATGTATGATGTACATGTTTGCTCAAACCAAAACCGTAAGTGCTTtataagtctttttttttttttttttgtaactttgctTTATAAGTCTTTACTAGTACATTATGTGACTTCTTTGGTTTCGAGAACTCAAAGTTCACAAGTCCACCTAATTCGTAAAAGCatcaattctaaaaaaactaaaatgttcaGACATCAAACTTATGGAAAAAACACTAAGGAGAGACAAAATAGATTATAAGAAAGATAGTTAATGTTGCAAAACAAAGTCtgagatcaaaaaaaaaaatcaaagcttAGAGTTTTAGTAACCATAAAACTAAGATTTAACACATCCTAGCCACATCTGGCTCGCTTGGGATCTTCTGCCTCAGCATCATCAGCAGCCCTTTTCACCATGCCAACGCATGTGGAAGGCTCATCATCAGCAACTCCCTTCTGCAAAGTTTCTTGGGCTTCTGGTACAATCATATTCTCTTCTAAATTGCCTTCAACTTCTTGGATTTCTGGGGTGAGGACCTTTGTCACAGTCAGAGTTTGGGTCTTGCCAGTCAAATTGTGATCTGATACCTTCACAATGAATTTGCGAGTCTGTCCAATGGTATCAATAAGAGCCTGAGGCATCGGAACGAAGTGGTCATCTTCTACTTTCTCGTTTCCCTAACATACATTAAACAATTGTCAC includes:
- the LOC106410888 gene encoding probable folate-biopterin transporter 2, coding for MVVEDQNLESGGSVRVVIKGESHLRTVLWGPVRWIKMLAKELHWSFVFGVVSLYGINQGLGGSLGRVATEYYMKDVQKVQPSESQALTAITKIPWIIKPLWGILTDVLPIYGFHRRPYFVLAGVLGVVSMLFISVLGNLHLYLALLWMTIASAAMAIADVTIDACTAYNSIKHPSLASDMQSLCSLSSSIGALLGFFMSGILVHLVGSKGVFGLLTLPFALASVVGMVFSESHVPGFSYKQVNQKFIDAGRAMWRTMKCSDVWRPSLYMFISLALSLNIHEGLFYWFTDSKDGPLFAQETVGFILSIGSVGSILGATLYQLVLKDHPFRGICLWTQLLFALAGMLDLILVLRLNLKLGLPDYLFIVVDEIVSQMIGRLKWMPLLVLTSKLCPHGIEGTFFALLMSIDNAGFMTSSWLGGVLLHVLKVTRTEFGNLWLAVLIRNVMRVLPLFVLFLVPKGDQNTFKLPGEIMGEDSDSDEEKEEARNLELASLVHSADRR